From a region of the Bacillota bacterium genome:
- a CDS encoding 2-oxoglutarate synthase has protein sequence MSVQLAMPNCWRMESKPHKFCPGCGHGIVLKALGQAIDELGIQDRAVFGCDIGCSLLAWDFFNIDTIQTHHGRTNPVITGIKRANPNVIGVAYMGDGGGYAIGSQHLVNAAARNENITAIVVNNTQYGMTGGQMAPTTLPGQKTETSPYGRDVAKTGNPTLGPEMVSAITPDGAYVARGTVSNVKQLTKFIKNALENQMNGNGFSFVEALSTCPTNWRTNAADTWKFLEKEMSQYFTVGELKAPGSQNEEGQANG, from the coding sequence ATGTCAGTTCAGCTTGCCATGCCTAATTGCTGGCGTATGGAAAGCAAGCCGCATAAGTTTTGTCCCGGCTGTGGGCACGGTATTGTTTTAAAAGCCTTGGGACAGGCCATCGATGAATTAGGTATTCAGGATAGGGCTGTATTTGGTTGTGATATCGGTTGTTCACTGCTTGCATGGGATTTTTTCAACATTGATACCATTCAGACTCACCACGGGCGGACTAACCCCGTTATTACCGGAATTAAGCGTGCCAACCCCAACGTGATTGGTGTTGCGTACATGGGTGACGGCGGTGGCTATGCTATAGGATCTCAGCATCTTGTTAATGCAGCCGCGCGGAATGAAAACATAACAGCAATAGTGGTAAATAATACCCAGTACGGTATGACCGGTGGCCAAATGGCACCCACTACATTACCAGGACAGAAAACGGAGACTTCACCTTACGGTCGTGATGTAGCAAAGACCGGTAATCCTACTCTGGGACCGGAAATGGTTTCCGCCATTACTCCGGACGGTGCTTATGTGGCCCGGGGTACGGTTTCCAATGTTAAGCAGCTTACTAAATTCATTAAAAATGCACTGGAAAATCAAATGAACGGTAACGGCTTTAGCTTTGTTGAAGCATTATCGACGTGCCCCACTAACTGGAGAACCAATGCCGCAGATACCTGGAAATTCCTAGAGAAGGAAATGTCCCAGTACTTTACAGTGGGTGAATTAAAAGCCCCCGGTTCCCAGAATGAGGAGGGACAGGCTAATGGGTAG
- a CDS encoding ferredoxin oxidoreductase has translation MAEKVIQEEKRVFMTGNEVVAWGALAANAEIMYGYPITPQNEIMHYWTRLAPKNEREFLQTEDELSAGFTTNGGVMAGRRAFTATAGPGNTLMQEPISMAEAMRLPTVTIVQQRGGPSTATVIYSQQEVTLTTLGGNGEGLRVVYSTATHQELFDYTIKAFNTAWKYRFPTFVLADGYQAKMRESLVMYDPAAKGIEMFPTEPFVGKEGTPGVDREPGHFRNTYNVEEELYDVLQQHFADYNKMTPEVAEYKEIGSKESKVVVIAHGVVARGAKAAVEDLRAEGFNVGFFRPVTLRPLAVPELREVANNADKILVVESANGQMDRLLKEAIYGCSAEMLSLFKPGVGITAEEIEARVREIV, from the coding sequence ATGGCTGAAAAAGTCATCCAAGAAGAAAAGCGGGTCTTTATGACCGGTAACGAAGTGGTTGCCTGGGGTGCATTAGCAGCTAATGCTGAAATTATGTATGGGTATCCTATTACACCCCAAAACGAGATTATGCATTACTGGACAAGGTTGGCTCCCAAGAATGAGCGGGAGTTTCTGCAGACAGAAGATGAATTGTCGGCAGGATTCACAACCAATGGGGGCGTAATGGCCGGTAGGCGTGCTTTCACCGCTACTGCTGGTCCCGGGAACACCTTAATGCAGGAGCCTATCAGCATGGCAGAAGCAATGCGCCTGCCGACTGTAACTATTGTTCAGCAGCGGGGTGGTCCGTCTACTGCTACAGTTATTTACTCGCAGCAGGAAGTGACATTGACTACTCTGGGTGGTAACGGAGAAGGACTCCGTGTTGTTTATTCTACCGCTACCCACCAGGAATTGTTTGATTACACCATCAAGGCTTTTAACACTGCATGGAAATACCGCTTCCCCACTTTCGTACTGGCGGACGGTTACCAGGCCAAGATGAGGGAATCTCTCGTCATGTATGATCCGGCAGCAAAGGGAATCGAAATGTTTCCCACAGAGCCTTTTGTAGGTAAAGAAGGCACACCGGGTGTTGACAGAGAGCCAGGACATTTCCGCAACACTTATAACGTCGAAGAAGAATTATACGACGTTTTGCAACAACATTTTGCAGACTACAATAAAATGACACCGGAAGTCGCAGAATACAAAGAAATAGGCAGCAAGGAATCAAAGGTAGTTGTAATTGCTCACGGTGTTGTTGCCCGGGGAGCGAAGGCGGCTGTGGAAGACCTTAGAGCAGAGGGATTCAATGTAGGTTTCTTCCGTCCCGTAACTCTGCGTCCTTTAGCTGTTCCTGAACTTAGGGAAGTAGCTAATAATGCCGATAAAATTTTGGTTGTTGAGTCAGCCAACGGTCAAATGGATCGCTTGCTCAAAGAAGCCATCTATGGTTGCTCAGCTGAGATGTTGTCCTTGTTTAAGCCTGGCGTTGGTATCACCGCGGAGGAAATTGAAGCCAGGGTTAGAGAAATAGTTTAG
- the bofA gene encoding pro-sigmaK processing inhibitor BofA yields the protein MEWKYIIMALLGSLGILLMGSSVLRPLRLLLNLTVCFTLGAVFLVAFNLFLEMLGMHIGVNPFTALLAGALHLPGIVLLLILNYLFLN from the coding sequence ATGGAATGGAAATACATTATTATGGCGCTTTTGGGGTCTTTGGGTATTTTGTTGATGGGATCGTCAGTGCTGCGTCCCTTAAGGCTGTTGCTGAATCTTACCGTATGTTTTACCTTAGGTGCTGTGTTTCTTGTGGCCTTTAATTTGTTTTTGGAGATGCTGGGCATGCACATTGGGGTAAACCCTTTTACCGCCTTGTTAGCCGGGGCGCTGCATCTCCCCGGTATTGTGTTGCTATTGATTCTTAATTATTTATTTCTAAATTAA
- the recR gene encoding recombination protein RecR has translation MKSGGAIERLVRELSGLPGIGPKTAQRLAFYLLSASPEIGQNLAQAILEARNSIKYCSVCANLTDKDPCRLCDDVNRTPDVICVVQDSKDVMAMEKSHGFRGLYHVLHGALQPSEGIGPDQLSIRQLLKRLEGDRVKEVILATNSNVEGDATAMYLAKIIKPLGIKVTRIAHGLPVGSYLEYADQITLAKAMEGRREMQ, from the coding sequence ATGAAAAGTGGTGGGGCTATAGAGCGCCTGGTGCGTGAACTATCCGGATTGCCGGGTATTGGACCGAAAACGGCTCAACGCCTGGCTTTTTACCTTTTAAGTGCTTCTCCGGAGATCGGTCAAAATTTGGCCCAAGCTATACTGGAGGCACGTAATTCCATAAAATATTGCTCTGTGTGTGCCAACTTAACAGATAAGGACCCGTGCAGGTTATGCGATGATGTAAACAGAACTCCGGATGTAATCTGTGTGGTACAGGATTCTAAAGACGTCATGGCTATGGAAAAAAGTCATGGTTTCAGGGGATTGTATCATGTGCTTCATGGTGCCTTACAGCCATCGGAGGGAATCGGTCCTGACCAGCTTTCTATAAGGCAGCTTTTAAAGCGGTTGGAGGGTGACAGGGTTAAAGAAGTCATTTTAGCTACCAATTCCAATGTGGAGGGTGATGCTACTGCCATGTACCTGGCAAAGATAATAAAGCCGCTGGGGATAAAGGTGACCAGGATTGCCCATGGCTTGCCGGTAGGTTCGTATTTGGAGTATGCGGATCAAATTACCCTGGCTAAAGCAATGGAAGGAAGGCGTGAAATGCAGTGA
- a CDS encoding YbaB/EbfC family nucleoid-associated protein: MGGNMNKMMKQVQKMQTQMAKMQEEINERTVECTAGGGAVKVVANGKQEIVSIEIQPEAVDPEDVEMLQDLILTATNDALKQVRDMMNKEMGKLTGGMNIPGLT, translated from the coding sequence ATGGGTGGAAATATGAATAAAATGATGAAGCAGGTTCAGAAAATGCAGACGCAAATGGCTAAGATGCAGGAAGAGATAAATGAACGTACTGTGGAATGTACCGCTGGTGGTGGTGCGGTCAAGGTAGTTGCTAACGGTAAGCAGGAAATAGTATCAATAGAAATCCAGCCGGAAGCAGTGGATCCGGAAGATGTGGAAATGCTGCAGGATCTTATTTTGACGGCAACAAATGATGCATTAAAACAAGTTCGGGATATGATGAATAAAGAAATGGGTAAACTCACCGGCGGTATGAATATTCCCGGACTCACTTAA